A region of the Variovorax sp. 54 genome:
GCCGCCGCGCCATCGACGAGGATGGCGCCGAGGCGCTCATCCTCGGCTGCACGCTCGAGTTCGGCTTCTACCGCCAGCTGCAAGATGCGCTGGGCGTGCCCGTCATCGATTCGGCGCTGGCCGCCTTCAAGCGCGCCGAGGCGCTGGCCGATACGAAACAGCGTTTCAACTGGACGCCCAGTCGCGTCGGCAGCGGCGAGCCGCCGCCCGAAGAGAGGGAGCTGCTGGCCTGGAACGTGTTCGACCCGGCGGACGTTCCCATCGCCTCGCCGGTCCACGCCTGAACACGGCCGCTCCATGAAAAACGCCCCGCCGCGGAGACCGCGACGGGGCGTTGTTGTTTCAGGGAAGAAACGTCGGCGTCAGCCTCAGTCCTGCGCCTTCACCTTCGCCACGGCCAGCGCCGTCATGTTGATGATGCGGCGCACCGTCGCCGAGGGCGTCAGCACGTGGGCCGAGCTCGCGGCGCCCAGCAGGATCGGGCCGACCGTGATGCCGTTCGCGCCGGTCATCTTCAGCACGTTGTAGAGGATGTGCGCCGAGTCGAGGTTCGGGCACACCAGCAGATTGGCCTCGCCGCTGAGCGTGGTCTCGGGCAGGGCGGTGCGGCGGATTTCGTCGGACAGCGCGGCGTCGCCGTGCATCTCGCCGTCGCACTCGATGTCGGGCGCCATCTGCGAGAACAGGTCGCGCGCCAGGCGCATCTTGCGCGCCGAACCGCGGCTGGAGGTGCCGTAGTTCGAGTGCGACAGGAAAGCCACCTTCGGCGGCAAGCCGAAGCGGCGCACTTCCTCGGCGGCCATCACGGCGATGCTGGCCAGCAGTTCGGCGCTCGGGTCTTCGTTCACGTTGGTGTCGGTGATGAACACCGTGCGCTTCTCGAGCGTGAGCGCATTCAGCGTGGCAAAGCCGGGCGCGCCGCGCTTCAGGCCGATCAGGTTGCGGATGTGCTCCAGGTGCACGTCGAAGCGCCCGACCAGGCCGCAGATCATCGCGTCGGCGTCGCCCAGATGCAGCATCAGCGCGGCGATGGTGGTGTTGGAGCGGCGCACCATCGTCTTGGCGGCCTCGGGCGTGACGCCGCGGCGGCCCATGAGCTTGTGGAAGCTCTCCCAGTAGGTGCGAAAGCGCGGATCGTCTTCGGGGTTCACGATCTCGAAGTCGACACCCGAGCGTATGTGCAGGCCGGCCTTCTGGATGCGTGCCTCGATCACGGCGGGGCGGCCCACCAGGATGGGCTGGGCCAGGCCTTCGTCGACCGCCCACTGCGCGGCGCGCAGCACGCGCTCGTCTTCGCCCTCGGCGTAGGCCACGCGCTTGGTGGTGGAGATTTTTGCGGCGCTGAACACCGGGCGCATGAACATGCCCGTCTGGTAGACGAAGCGCGTCAGGTGCTGGCGGTAGGCCTCCATGTCCTCGATGGGGCGTGCAGCCACGCCCGAGGCGGCAGCCGCCTTGGCCACGGCCGGCGCGATGCGCAGGATCAGGCGCGAATCGAAGGGCTTCGGAATGATGTAGTCGGGGCCGAAGGCCAGCTCCTGGCCGGCGTAGGCGGTGGCCACTTCTTCGCTGATGTCGGCCTTGGTGAGGTCGGCAATCTCGCGCACGCAGGCCAGTTTCATTTCTTCCGTGATCTTGCTCGCGCCGCAGTCGAGCGCGCCGCGGAAGATGTACGGGAAGCACAGCACGTTGTTGACCTGGTTCGGGTAGTCCGAACGGCCCGTGGCAATGATGCAGTCGGGCCGCACGGCCTTGGCCAGCTCGGGGCGGATTTCAGGCTCGGGGTTGGCCAGCGCCAGGATGATCGGCTGCGTGCCCATGGTCTTGACCATCTCGGCGCTCATGACGCCGGGGGCCGAGCAGCCCAGGAACACGTCGGCGTCCTTCACCACGTCGGCCAGGGTGCGGGCACCGGTGTCCTTCTGGGCGTAGCGTGCCTTCGATTCGTCGAAGCCGCCCGCGCGGCTCATGTAGATCAGGCCCTTGGAGTCGCAGGCGTAGATGTTGGCGGGCTTGGCGCCCAGGCCGACCATCACGTCCAGGCAGGCGATGGCGGCAGCGCCCGCGCCCGAGACGGCGATCTTGACGTCTTCGATCTTCTTGCCGACCAGTTCCAGGCCGTTGAGCAGCGCCGCGGCCGAGATGATGGCCGTGCCGTGCTGGTCGTCGTGGAACACCGGGATGTTCATGCGCTCGCGCAGCTTCTTCTCGATGTAGAAGCACTCGGGCGCCTTGATGTCCTCGAGGTTGATGCCGCCCAGCGTGGGCTCCAGCGCCGCAATGATGTCGACCAGCTTGTCGGGGTCGTTCTCGGCCAGCTCGATGTCGAACACGTCGATGCCGGCGAATTTCTTGAACAGGCAGCCTTTGCCTTCCATCACGGGCTTGGAGGCCAGCGGGCCGATGTTGCCCAGGCCCAGCACGGCGGTGCCGTTGGTGATGACGCCCACGAGGTTGCCGCGGGCGGTGTATTCGGCCGCGAGCGACGGGTCGGCCGCAATGTCGAGGCAGGGGTAGGCCACGCCCGGCGAGTACGCCAGCGACAGGTCGCGCTGGTTCAGCAGGGGCTTGGTGGGGGTGATCGAGATCTTGCCCTTGACGGGCGAGCGGTGGTATTCGCGCGCTGCTTCTCGAAGTGCTTCTTCAGCGGGGGACAGGGATGCAGCCATTTGAAAAGTCTCCTTGGTTCTGGCGGGCAATGAGGCTACCGCAAAAGCGCAGCCTCTTCTCTCGGGGGGAACGACGAGACCCTCTATCTTCCGCCTGATCGAGAGGGTCTGCCGACTCGCTAAACTTCAACACCCCTGTTTTTGAGGGGCAAAAATCCGTGCCGCACGGGCGGTGCGGCGAACCATCGTCCTGGAACGACAGAGCGACAGAACAACACGGAGGGACATCGAATGACACCCGGACCTTTCACTGGCACCGAACCGGACGTCGTGGTCATCGGCGGAGGCCCCTCGGGCTCCACGGTGGCCGCCTTGCTCGCAGACAAGGGCCACGACGTGGTGCTGCTCGAGAAGGCGCAGCACCCGCGCTTTCACATCGGCGAATCCCTGCTGCCGATGAACATGCCGCTGTTCGACCGGCTCGGCGTGCGCACCGAGGTCGAGGCCATCGGCCTGCGCAAGCACGGCGCCGAATTCGTCTCGCCCTGGCATGACCACACCAGCCACTTCGACTTCGGCCAGGCGATGGACAAGAGCTTTCCCTATGCGGTGCACGTGCGCCGTTCGGAGTTCGACGAGCTGCTGTTTCGCCATGCCGGCAAGCGCGGCGCGCGCACCTTCGAAGGCCGGCGCGTCACCGGCGTCGACATGGACGCAGGCAAGGGAACGCCCGACAACCGGCCGCTCGTGAAGGTCAAGGCCGACGACGGCACCGAGACCGAATGGCGCCCGCGCTTCGTGATCGACGCCAGCGGGCGCGACACGCTGCTGTCGAACCAGTTCGATGCCAAGCAGCGCAACCGCAAGCATGCGAGCGCGGCGCTGTACGGCCACTTTGCCAACGCCGAGCGCCGTCCGGGCCGCTTCGAGGGCAACATCTCGCTGTTCTGGTTCGACCATGGCTGGTTCTGGTACATCCCGCTGAAGGACGGCACCGTGAGCGTCGGCGCGGTGGCCTCGCCGGCCTACTTCAAGCGCCGCAAGGGCTCGCTCGAAGACTTCCTCATGGAAACCATTGCGCTTGCGCCCAAGCTGGCCGCGCGCCTGAAGAACGCCACGCTGATGGAAGGCGCCACCTCCACCGGCAACTACGCCTACGACTCGAAGTTCTGCCGCGGCGACCGTTTCATGATGGTGGGCGACGCCTATGCTTTTGTCGACCCGATGTTCTCGTCGGGCGTGTACCTGGCGATGAACAGCGGCTTCGAGGCCGCGGCCTGCGCAGACCACTGGCTCAAGGGCGAGGCGAAAGAGGCCGAGAAGGCCTTCCGCCATTACGAGAAGGTGATGAAGCACGGCCCGAAGATGTTCTCGTGGTTCATCTACCGCATCACCTCGCCCGCCATCCGCCGCCTGTTCATGGCGCCGCGCAACATCTGGCGCATGCAGGAGGCGCTGCTGTCCATCCTGGCCGGCGACCTGTTCCGCAACACGCCCATCGGGCCGCGTTTCTGGGGCTTCAAGGTGACGTACTACGCGTCGTGCATCGGCATCCTGCCGCAGGCCGTGAAGACCTGGGCATGGCGCCGACGCAACCTGAAAGAGTCTCTGGACGCCGCAAAGACCTAGTTTCAGTCTGGGGTGACCGTGTGCTGGGCGAGGGCTTCCAAAGCCTTCACCAGCGCCGAGTGGTCCAGCTGGCCGTAGCCCATTGCCGCGCAGGCGTTCATCAGCTGCGCCGCGTTCGCGGTCTGCGGCAGCGCCACACCCAGCGAACGCGCGCTCTGCATCGCGAGGTTCAAATCCTTCTGGTGCAGCGAAATGCGGAAGCCCGGCGCGAAGGTGCGCTTGATCATGCGTTCGCCGTGCACTTCGAGAATGCGGGAGCTGGCAAAGCCGCCCATCAGCGCCTGGCGCACCTTGGCGGGGTCGGCGCCGGCCTTCGAGGCGAACACCAGCGCTTCGCTCACGGCGGCGATGTTCAGCGCCACGATGATCTGGTTGGCCACCTTGCAGACCTGGCCGTCGCCCGCGCCGCCCACCAGCGTCACGTTCTTGCCCATCTTGTCGAGCAGCGGCTTCACGCGGCCGAAGGTGCCTTCGTCGCCGCCGCACATGATCGTCAGGCTCGCGGCCTTGGCGCCCACTTCGCCGCCCGAGACCGGCGCGTCGATGTAGCCGGCGCCCAGCGCGACGATGCGGCGTGCGAATTCCTTGGTGGCGATCGGGTCGATGGAGCTGCAGTCCACCACGATCTTGCCCTGCGAACCCTTCAGGCCGTCGGCCACGCCTTCCGCGCCCGGCACGCCGAACAGCACCTTTTCCACGTCTGGGGTGTCGGGCACCATGATGAAGATGATGTCGGCCTTGCGCGCCACTTCGGCGGCCGAGCCGCAGATGGTGGCCTTCGAGACGAAGGGCTCGGGCGTGTTGCCGTGCGTGTTCACGAAGAGCTCGTGGCCTGCGTCGAGCAGGTGGCCCGCCATGGGGGCGCCCATGATGCCCAGGCCGATGAATCCGATTTTTTGTGCGCTTGCTGCTGCAGTGGTCATGTCTCTGTTTCCTTCGTGAACGTTCATTGCTTCTTCGTGAGGGCTTCGCGCCAGCCGAGGCCTTCCACCGTGGTGGCGCGGGGCTTGTACTCGCAGCCGATCCATCCGTCGTAGCCCAGCGCATCGATGTGCTGGAACAGCCACGGGTAGTTGATCTCGCCCGTGCCCGGCTCGCCGCGGCCGGGGTTGTCGGCCAGCTGGATGTGGCCGATGCGTGCCAGCTGCTTCGTGAGCGTGTTGCCCAGCTCGCCTTCCATGCGCTGTGCGTGATAGATGTCGTACTGCACGCGCAGGTTGTCCGAACCCACCTCGTCGATCAGCGCCAGCGCCTGGTCGGTGCGCGTGAGAAAGAAGCCGGGGATGTCGAAGGTGTTGATCGGCTCGATCAGCAGGCGCAGGCCCGCGGCTTCCAGCTCGCGCGCGGCAAGGCGCAGGTTCTCGACCACGGTCTTGTGCGCGGCATCGGTGCTCACGCCCGCCGGTACCTTGCCGACCAGGCAATTGAGCTGCGGGCAGCCCAGCGCCGTGGCGTAGTCGATGGCCAGCGCGATGCCTTCGCGGAACTCGCCGGTGCGGTCCGGGTGGCAGGCGATGCCGCGCTCGCCCTTGTCCCAGTCGCCGGCCGGCAGGTTGTGCAGCACCTGCTGCAGGCCATTCGTGCGCAACGCGGCCGTGAGTTCCTTCTTGTCGAAGGGGTAGGGGAAGAGGTACTCCACCGCCTCGAAGCCGGCCTTGGCGGCCGCCTCGAAGCGCTGCATGAACGGCAGCTCGGTGAAGAGCATCGTGAGATTGGCGGCGAACTTGGGCATGTCTCTTGTCTCCTCGATCAGTCCAGCATCGCCACCGCGAGGGCGGTCGGTGCGTCGGCCATGCTTTCGGCCAGCGGTTCGAATTCGTTGATGGCGTCGATCTCGGTGCCCATCGCGATGTTGGTCACGCGCTCCAGCATCACTTCGATGACGACCGGCACCTGGAACTCGGCCATGAGCGCTTCGGCGCGGGCGATGGCGGGCGCCATCTCTTCCTGCTTGTGCACGCGGATCGCCTTGCAGCCCAGGCCCTCGACCACCTTGAGGTGATCGACGCCGTAGCTGCCTTCGATGCCGGCGTCGGCCGGTGCGTTGATGTTGTCGAACGCCAGCTGCACGCAGTAGTCCATCTCGAAGCCTCGCTGCGACTGGCGGATCAGGCCGAGGTAGGAGTTGTTGACCACGATGTGCAGGTAGGGCAGCTTGAACTGCGCGCCCACGGCCAGCTCTTCGATCATGAACTGGAAGTCGTAGTCGCCCGAGAGCGCGACGATCTTGCGCGTCGGGTCGGCGGCACGCACACCCAGCGCGGCAGGAATGGTCCAGCCCAGCGGGCCGGCCTGGCCGCAGTTGATCCAGTGGCGCGGGTTGTACACGTGCAGGAACTGCGCGGCCGCGATCTGCGACAGGCCGATGGTGCTCACGTAGCAGGTGTCGCGGTCCAGGTGGTTGTTCATGCACTGGTACACGCGCTGCGGCTTCATCGGCACGGTGTCGAAGTTGGTCTTGCGCAGCAAGGTCTTCTTGCGCTCGCGGCATTCGCCGGCCCAGGCGCCACGGTCGGTGAGCTTGCCCGCGGCCTTCATTTCCTCGGCCACTTCGACGAAGAGTTCGAGCGCGGCCTTGGCGTCGGAGACGATGCCGAAGTCGGGCGTGAACACGCGGCCGATCTGCGTGGGCTCGATGTCCACGTGCACGAAGGTGCGGCCCTTGGTGTAGACGTCGACCGAGCCGGTGTGGCGGTTGGCCCAGCGGTTGCCGATGCCGAGCACGAAGTCCGAAGCAAGCACGGTGGCGTTGCCGTAGCGGTGGCTGGTCTGCAGGCCGCACATGCCGGCCATCAGCGGGTGGTCATCGGGAATGGTGCCCCAGCCCATGAGCGTGGGGATCACCGGCACGCCGGTGGCTTCGGCAAAGCGCACGAGCAGGTCGGATGCGTCGGCGTTGATGATGCCGCCGCCGGCCACGATCAGCGGGCGCTCGGCCGCCTGCATCATGCCGATGGCCTTCTCGATCTGGGCGCGCGTGGCGGCCGGCTTGTAGGGCTTGAGGGGCTCGTAGGCGTCGATGTCGAACTCGATCTGCGCCATCTGCACGTCGAAGGGCAGGTCGATGAGCACGGGGCCGGGGCGGCCCGAGCGCATGAGGTGGAAGGCCTGCTGGAACACCTGCGGCACCTGGCCGGGTTCGCGCACGGTGACCGACCACTTGGTGACGGGCTTGGAGATCGACTCGATGTCGACCGCCTGGAAGTCTTCCTTGTAGAGGCGTGCGCGCGGTGCCTGGCCGGTGATGCAAAGAATGGGAATGGAGTC
Encoded here:
- the gcl gene encoding glyoxylate carboligase, with the translated sequence MAKMTAVQAAVLVMEKEGVTQAFGVPGAAINPLYSAMRQRGSIAHILARHVEGASHMAEGYTRAIAGNIGVCIGTSGPAGTDMITGLYSAWADSIPILCITGQAPRARLYKEDFQAVDIESISKPVTKWSVTVREPGQVPQVFQQAFHLMRSGRPGPVLIDLPFDVQMAQIEFDIDAYEPLKPYKPAATRAQIEKAIGMMQAAERPLIVAGGGIINADASDLLVRFAEATGVPVIPTLMGWGTIPDDHPLMAGMCGLQTSHRYGNATVLASDFVLGIGNRWANRHTGSVDVYTKGRTFVHVDIEPTQIGRVFTPDFGIVSDAKAALELFVEVAEEMKAAGKLTDRGAWAGECRERKKTLLRKTNFDTVPMKPQRVYQCMNNHLDRDTCYVSTIGLSQIAAAQFLHVYNPRHWINCGQAGPLGWTIPAALGVRAADPTRKIVALSGDYDFQFMIEELAVGAQFKLPYLHIVVNNSYLGLIRQSQRGFEMDYCVQLAFDNINAPADAGIEGSYGVDHLKVVEGLGCKAIRVHKQEEMAPAIARAEALMAEFQVPVVIEVMLERVTNIAMGTEIDAINEFEPLAESMADAPTALAVAMLD
- a CDS encoding NAD(P)/FAD-dependent oxidoreductase: MTPGPFTGTEPDVVVIGGGPSGSTVAALLADKGHDVVLLEKAQHPRFHIGESLLPMNMPLFDRLGVRTEVEAIGLRKHGAEFVSPWHDHTSHFDFGQAMDKSFPYAVHVRRSEFDELLFRHAGKRGARTFEGRRVTGVDMDAGKGTPDNRPLVKVKADDGTETEWRPRFVIDASGRDTLLSNQFDAKQRNRKHASAALYGHFANAERRPGRFEGNISLFWFDHGWFWYIPLKDGTVSVGAVASPAYFKRRKGSLEDFLMETIALAPKLAARLKNATLMEGATSTGNYAYDSKFCRGDRFMMVGDAYAFVDPMFSSGVYLAMNSGFEAAACADHWLKGEAKEAEKAFRHYEKVMKHGPKMFSWFIYRITSPAIRRLFMAPRNIWRMQEALLSILAGDLFRNTPIGPRFWGFKVTYYASCIGILPQAVKTWAWRRRNLKESLDAAKT
- a CDS encoding NADP-dependent malic enzyme, coding for MAASLSPAEEALREAAREYHRSPVKGKISITPTKPLLNQRDLSLAYSPGVAYPCLDIAADPSLAAEYTARGNLVGVITNGTAVLGLGNIGPLASKPVMEGKGCLFKKFAGIDVFDIELAENDPDKLVDIIAALEPTLGGINLEDIKAPECFYIEKKLRERMNIPVFHDDQHGTAIISAAALLNGLELVGKKIEDVKIAVSGAGAAAIACLDVMVGLGAKPANIYACDSKGLIYMSRAGGFDESKARYAQKDTGARTLADVVKDADVFLGCSAPGVMSAEMVKTMGTQPIILALANPEPEIRPELAKAVRPDCIIATGRSDYPNQVNNVLCFPYIFRGALDCGASKITEEMKLACVREIADLTKADISEEVATAYAGQELAFGPDYIIPKPFDSRLILRIAPAVAKAAAASGVAARPIEDMEAYRQHLTRFVYQTGMFMRPVFSAAKISTTKRVAYAEGEDERVLRAAQWAVDEGLAQPILVGRPAVIEARIQKAGLHIRSGVDFEIVNPEDDPRFRTYWESFHKLMGRRGVTPEAAKTMVRRSNTTIAALMLHLGDADAMICGLVGRFDVHLEHIRNLIGLKRGAPGFATLNALTLEKRTVFITDTNVNEDPSAELLASIAVMAAEEVRRFGLPPKVAFLSHSNYGTSSRGSARKMRLARDLFSQMAPDIECDGEMHGDAALSDEIRRTALPETTLSGEANLLVCPNLDSAHILYNVLKMTGANGITVGPILLGAASSAHVLTPSATVRRIINMTALAVAKVKAQD
- a CDS encoding 2-hydroxy-3-oxopropionate reductase, with the translated sequence MTTAAASAQKIGFIGLGIMGAPMAGHLLDAGHELFVNTHGNTPEPFVSKATICGSAAEVARKADIIFIMVPDTPDVEKVLFGVPGAEGVADGLKGSQGKIVVDCSSIDPIATKEFARRIVALGAGYIDAPVSGGEVGAKAASLTIMCGGDEGTFGRVKPLLDKMGKNVTLVGGAGDGQVCKVANQIIVALNIAAVSEALVFASKAGADPAKVRQALMGGFASSRILEVHGERMIKRTFAPGFRISLHQKDLNLAMQSARSLGVALPQTANAAQLMNACAAMGYGQLDHSALVKALEALAQHTVTPD
- the hyi gene encoding hydroxypyruvate isomerase, with amino-acid sequence MPKFAANLTMLFTELPFMQRFEAAAKAGFEAVEYLFPYPFDKKELTAALRTNGLQQVLHNLPAGDWDKGERGIACHPDRTGEFREGIALAIDYATALGCPQLNCLVGKVPAGVSTDAAHKTVVENLRLAARELEAAGLRLLIEPINTFDIPGFFLTRTDQALALIDEVGSDNLRVQYDIYHAQRMEGELGNTLTKQLARIGHIQLADNPGRGEPGTGEINYPWLFQHIDALGYDGWIGCEYKPRATTVEGLGWREALTKKQ